The Melospiza georgiana isolate bMelGeo1 chromosome Z, bMelGeo1.pri, whole genome shotgun sequence genome contains a region encoding:
- the PUM3 gene encoding pumilio homolog 3 produces the protein MENRGKKKFVGKSGKGPRGKAPHGKRRFKKDNDSGPPRKVFNKEDEEEKPKFISKKFVKGQLRPGKTTVKQFMNKQQPEKFAKKRKCQDGEEGGSDSKKPDWNDFKKKRKELKQTRQINDKSNYDIIVKSKQIWEGMRRKKCNKEKREKLMNELQKLLHGKIKNLAFAHDSTRVIQCFIQYGNEKQRQETFEELKDSLIELSKSKYSRNIVKKFLMYGTKAQVAEIIKSFKGHVKKMLRHAEASAVVEYAYNDKAILEQRNMLAEELYGNTFQVYKTPAVPTLDKVLEAQPEKREAILDEMKQILTPMAQKEAVIKHSLVHKVFLDFFTYALPKQRSEMIEAIREAVIYLAHTHDGARVAMHCLWYGTPKDRKVIVKTMKTYIEKIATGEFSHLVLLAAFDCIDDTKLVKQLIISEIKASLPDIINNKYGKKVLLYLLSPRDPAHFVPEIITLLQQGDGNAYSKKNTELRRHELLEAISSPLLEYLQEHTQEVVIDKATFVLVADILRTALGDIQPALDAIAKLAAEELVPGGRDGQLHIAEHPAGHLVLKWLIEQDEKMKASGKEVCFGRTLVEHVGIENLKTWAEVNRGAIILCCLLRSTDENVASIVKKGLKKLIPKLKQNKNAKGIEALLEKLTS, from the exons ATGGAGAACAGGGGTAAAAAGAAGTTCGTGGGGAAGAGTGGGAAAGGACCTCGTGGGAAAGCGCCGCACGGGAAAAGGCGATTTAAAAAAGATAATG ATTCAGGTCCACCAAGGAAAGTTTTTAACAAAGAAGATGAGGAAGAAAAGCCGAAATTCATTTCCAAGAAATTTGTTAAAGGACAGTTAAGACCTGGAAAAACTACTGTCAAACAATTCATGAATAAACAGCAACCAGAAAAGTTtgcaaagaagagaaaatgccAGGATGGTGAAGAGGGAG ggTCGGATTCTAAGAAGCCAGATTGGAATgacttcaaaaagaaaaggaaagagttAAAGCAAACCAGACAAATTAATGATAAAAGTAATTATGACATAATTGTAAAATCTAAACAAATATGGGAAGGCATGAGAAG GAAAAAATGCAATAAGGAGAAACGAGAAAAGCTGATGAATGAACTGCAGAAGCTTCTTCatgggaaaattaaaaat CTGGCGTTTGCACACGATTCAACCCGGGTGATCCAGTGCTTTATTCAGTATGGTAATGAGAAGCAAAGGCAAGAGACATTTGAAGAATTGAAAG ATAGTCTAATAGAGTTGAGCAAGTCAAAATATTCCAGAAATATTGTGAAGAAGTTTCTTATGTATGG GACAAAAGCACAAGttgcagaaataataaaaagttttaaagGCCATGTGAAAAAAATGCTCCGTCATGCCGAAGCATCTGCTGTGGTGGAATATGCGTATAATGACAAAGCCATTCTGGAGCAGAGGAATATGCTGGCAGAAGAGCTATATGGGAACACTTTCCAGGTTTACAAG ACACCAGCTGTCCCAACACTGGATAAAGTGCTAGAAGCTCAACCTGAAAAGAGAGAGGCTATCTTGGATGAAATGAAGCAGATTCTTACCCCAATGGCACAAAA AGAGGCGGTGATAAAGCACTCACTGGTACATAAAGTATTTTTGGACTTCTTCACTTACGCTCTTCCAAAACAAAGATCt GAAATGATAGAAGCTATCAGAGAGGCTGTCATCTACCTGGCACACACTCATGATGGAGCCCGAGTAGCAATGCACTGTTTGTGGTATGGCACTCCCAAG GACAGGAAAGTCATTGTGAAAACTATGAAGACGTATATTGAAAAAATAGCAACG GGTGAATTTTCTCATCTGGTCTTGCTGGCAGCATTTGATTGCATTGATGACACTAAACTTGTGAAGCAGTTAATTATATCA GAAATAAAGGCTTCTTTGCCTGATATAATAAACAACAAATATGGAAAGAAGGTCCTGTTGTACTTGCTAAGTCCTAGAGATCCTGCCCATTTTGTTCCAGAAATCATCACACTTTTGCAACAGGGAGATGGAAACGCCTATAG TAAGAAGAATACTGAACTCCGTCGTCATGAACTCCTGGAAGCCATTTCCTCACCTTTGCTAGAATACTTGCAAGAACATACCCAAGAAGTAGTGATAGACAAAGCTACTTTTGTCTTGGTTGCTGATATTTTAAGAACAGCTCTTGGTGACATCCAGCCTGCACTAGATGCAATTGCTAAGTTAGCAGCAGAAGAGCTGGTTCCAGGGGGCCGTGATGGACAG CTCCACATTGCAGAACATCCGGCAGGCCATCTAGTTTTGAAATGGTTAATAGAGCAAGATGAAAAAATGAAAGCGAGTGGAAAAGAAG TTTGCTTTGGGAGAACACTGGTAGAACATGTTGGTATTGAGAACCTGAAGACTTGGGCAGAAGTAAATCGAGGTGCCATTATTCTTTGTTG